In the genome of Solibacillus silvestris, one region contains:
- a CDS encoding bacillithiol biosynthesis cysteine-adding enzyme BshC has protein sequence MELEQINSPVTNKLLADYWSENADIHSFFEYKYTKEAFGQRFAYLKNRTYRSEELAKIIRSYMERYGISEKTAHHLDELEQGAVVVVGGQQAGLLTGPLYSVHKAISVILLAEQQRKILNAPVVPMFWIAGEDHDIEEINHTYSMTNGEVKKCGYSERSKLKKMASTTQLNKEALQQFILNVFKDFGETEHTADLLNSVLSHAENSETFTDFFTLLMNDLFKKHGLLMLDATYEPFRKYEKNYFVQLIEKNESIATGVVAQERKLGEKGYAMPIDASEQNANLFYIKEGERFLLERSGGHFKNVTAHANFSKEELVAIANESPECLSNNVVTRPLMQEMALPVLAFVGGPGELAYWATLKPAFDELQLQMPIFAPRLSITLVTRQVDALLEQKELTVTDVLTGKVDEHLAQFVESVKDEQVTRAIEQMQKQMEEQYEQLTSYLQHGNYHVEDLLEKNKNYHERQFQYLRSKLEQQNIEKYEVAIRQYKTIQSLLYPNDSYQERLYNPYMFLNTYGEKLIDDLLELPMNISVKHQLITL, from the coding sequence ATGGAGCTAGAACAAATAAATTCACCAGTAACGAATAAGCTATTAGCGGACTATTGGTCTGAGAATGCCGATATCCATTCGTTTTTTGAATATAAATATACTAAGGAAGCTTTTGGACAACGATTTGCATATTTAAAAAATCGAACATATCGTTCGGAAGAGCTTGCAAAAATTATTCGCAGTTATATGGAGCGGTATGGCATCTCGGAAAAGACGGCGCACCATTTAGATGAACTTGAGCAAGGTGCAGTAGTCGTGGTGGGTGGTCAGCAAGCTGGTTTGCTGACGGGGCCTCTCTATTCTGTCCATAAAGCAATTTCGGTTATTCTACTGGCAGAACAACAACGAAAAATATTAAATGCACCGGTCGTACCAATGTTTTGGATTGCGGGTGAAGATCACGATATAGAAGAGATCAATCATACGTATTCAATGACAAATGGTGAAGTGAAAAAATGTGGTTACAGTGAACGTTCTAAGCTGAAGAAAATGGCTTCAACTACACAATTGAATAAAGAAGCACTACAACAGTTTATATTAAATGTATTTAAAGATTTTGGAGAAACAGAACATACAGCGGACTTATTGAATAGTGTTTTGAGTCATGCGGAAAATAGTGAAACTTTTACGGATTTCTTTACGTTGCTGATGAATGATTTATTTAAAAAGCATGGCTTATTAATGCTGGATGCTACATATGAACCGTTCAGGAAGTATGAAAAAAACTATTTTGTCCAATTGATCGAAAAGAACGAATCGATTGCAACGGGTGTTGTAGCGCAGGAAAGAAAGCTCGGCGAGAAAGGCTATGCAATGCCGATTGATGCTTCAGAGCAAAATGCCAATTTATTTTACATTAAAGAAGGCGAGCGTTTTCTGTTGGAGCGCAGTGGCGGCCATTTTAAAAATGTGACAGCCCATGCCAATTTTTCGAAAGAGGAATTAGTAGCTATTGCGAATGAGTCTCCTGAATGTTTAAGCAATAATGTCGTTACCCGCCCATTAATGCAGGAAATGGCGCTTCCGGTACTGGCGTTTGTTGGTGGTCCTGGTGAACTGGCTTATTGGGCTACATTAAAACCTGCGTTTGATGAGCTGCAGCTGCAGATGCCGATATTTGCGCCAAGACTCAGCATAACGCTTGTTACCCGTCAAGTTGATGCATTATTAGAACAAAAAGAGCTGACTGTAACGGATGTGCTAACAGGCAAAGTCGATGAACATTTAGCTCAATTTGTGGAAAGTGTAAAAGATGAGCAAGTAACGCGCGCAATTGAGCAGATGCAAAAACAGATGGAAGAGCAGTATGAGCAACTGACGAGTTATCTGCAGCATGGCAACTATCATGTAGAAGATCTATTGGAGAAGAATAAAAATTACCATGAACGTCAATTCCAATATTTACGTTCGAAACTGGAGCAGCAAAATATAGAAAAGTATGAAGTCGCAATTCGCCAATATAAAACAATTCAGTCACTATTATATCCGAATGATAGCTACCAAGAGCGCTTGTACAATCCATATATGTTCCTAAATACCTATGGGGAAAAGCTGATTGATGATTTATTGGAGTTACCTATGAATATTTCCGTGAAACACCAACTTATTACCTTATAA
- a CDS encoding division/cell wall cluster transcriptional repressor MraZ, which produces MFMGEYQHSIDAKGRMIVPAKFRESLGEHFVITRGLDQCIFGYPMDEWRKLEDKLKDLPMTKKDARAFARFFFSGATEVEVDKQGRINIPSTLIGYANLEKECVILGVSSKIEIWAKESWQQYFEQSAESFDEIAENLIGFDF; this is translated from the coding sequence ATGTTCATGGGAGAATATCAACATTCTATTGATGCGAAAGGCCGTATGATTGTTCCTGCAAAGTTTCGAGAATCACTAGGAGAACACTTTGTAATAACACGCGGGCTAGATCAATGCATTTTTGGATATCCTATGGATGAATGGCGAAAACTCGAAGATAAATTAAAGGATTTACCGATGACCAAAAAAGATGCACGTGCATTTGCGCGGTTTTTCTTTTCGGGGGCAACAGAAGTAGAAGTGGACAAGCAAGGCCGAATTAATATTCCATCTACACTGATTGGATACGCTAATCTTGAAAAGGAATGCGTAATCTTAGGTGTATCGAGTAAAATAGAAATTTGGGCGAAAGAATCTTGGCAGCAATACTTCGAGCAATCGGCTGAATCATTTGATGAAATCGCAGAAAATCTGATTGGCTTTGATTTTTAG
- a CDS encoding 16S rRNA (cytosine(1402)-N(4))-methyltransferase (catalyzes the methylation of the N4 position of C1402 on the 16S rRNA) — protein sequence MFDHTTVLLKETVDGLNINPDGIYVDCTLGGAGHSEYLVQQLSEKGRLICFDQDTTAIENAKVRLADYLDRVIFVHSNFRYLKEELHKLNIHQIDGILYDLGVSSPQLDTPERGFSYHHDAPLDMRMDQTAELSAYHVVNEWSYENLVRIFFRYGEEKFSKQVARKIEQAREIAPVETTGQLVELIKDGIPAPARRKGGHPAKRIFQAIRIAVNDELGAAEDSLVDAIDLLKIGGRISVITFHSLEDRLTKTLFKEASSLPDLPPGLPVIPEHMKPILKLVSRKPILPSDEELAANNRSRSAKLRIAEKINDKGRG from the coding sequence ATGTTCGATCATACAACCGTATTATTGAAAGAAACTGTTGATGGGTTGAACATCAATCCGGATGGTATTTATGTAGACTGCACATTAGGTGGTGCAGGACATAGTGAGTACCTTGTACAACAATTGTCAGAAAAAGGCCGTTTAATTTGTTTTGATCAAGATACAACGGCTATTGAAAATGCAAAAGTACGATTAGCCGATTATTTGGATCGCGTTATATTCGTACACTCAAATTTCCGCTATTTAAAAGAAGAGTTACACAAACTGAACATTCATCAAATAGATGGAATTTTATATGATCTAGGTGTTTCGTCACCACAACTTGATACACCTGAACGCGGATTTAGTTACCACCATGATGCTCCGCTCGATATGCGAATGGATCAGACTGCAGAACTGAGCGCATATCATGTTGTGAATGAATGGTCATACGAAAATCTAGTACGTATTTTCTTCCGCTACGGCGAAGAAAAGTTTTCGAAACAAGTTGCGCGCAAAATTGAACAAGCCCGTGAAATTGCTCCTGTTGAAACGACAGGTCAATTAGTGGAGCTTATAAAAGATGGTATTCCAGCCCCAGCACGTCGCAAAGGTGGACATCCTGCAAAACGAATTTTCCAGGCTATTCGAATTGCTGTAAATGATGAATTAGGCGCAGCGGAAGATTCTTTAGTAGATGCAATCGATTTATTGAAAATTGGTGGTCGTATAAGTGTGATTACATTCCACTCATTGGAAGACCGCTTAACAAAAACACTATTTAAAGAGGCTTCATCACTGCCGGATTTACCTCCCGGATTACCGGTTATTCCAGAGCATATGAAACCAATACTTAAATTAGTGTCAAGAAAACCGATTTTACCGTCAGACGAGGAGTTAGCTGCGAATAATCGTTCACGTTCAGCAAAATTGCGCATCGCTGAAAAAATTAACGATAAAGGACGTGGGTAA
- a CDS encoding cell division protein FtsL, with translation MAVRARQTYIQQQPELPQHQQQEQRLPVQPKKRKAKYFSAQEKFLFLVFAIVVASFAISILHTQGEIQTLSMEIQKIERDITEVNNNNTDLKVQVSERSTHQRIWEKAKELGLTLNEKNVKVVPGE, from the coding sequence ATGGCAGTAAGAGCAAGACAAACTTATATACAGCAGCAGCCAGAACTACCTCAACATCAGCAGCAGGAACAAAGACTGCCGGTGCAGCCGAAAAAACGAAAAGCAAAGTATTTTTCGGCCCAGGAAAAGTTTTTGTTCCTAGTATTTGCAATCGTAGTAGCATCTTTCGCTATTTCCATATTACATACTCAAGGAGAAATCCAAACACTCAGTATGGAAATCCAAAAAATCGAACGCGACATAACTGAAGTCAATAACAATAATACAGATTTAAAAGTACAAGTAAGTGAACGCTCCACTCACCAACGTATTTGGGAAAAAGCGAAAGAACTCGGATTAACACTAAATGAGAAAAATGTGAAAGTAGTGCCGGGAGAATGA